CTGGTTTGGTATTTTCCAGGGTTGTCTGCGCTTGAGTTTGTCATACTTTTCCATGATTTTTTGATGTGCCGTAGAGGCCAAAGAGGGAATTCCAGGTCTTTTGTACATGGGTTGGGAACTAAGAAAGGTAGTGCAAACTGGCAGGCAGAGAGTTTTGTGTAAATGTACTGTCTTAGAAAGTCATTGGCACAGTGGAAGATCGCCATGTGGATATCCATGGGATGGATGTGCGACTCTGTGTCTGCCGGATCTGCTTCTCTAATTGGTTCCTCATTtgtattaaaaaaatcaaaatcatcaAAGGTTGTACCATCATATTCTACAAGTGAACTAGTTGATACTGGTTTAAAAGAGAGATATCTGACATTGTAATCTAAAATCATGACCTTATACAGATATTGACTCTTCAgatcttccactgtatctggctCATTTAGGCACAGAGACAAACTGTCAATAACAAGAATGTCATTCAGTTTAATCTTTTttggaaaaaggtcactgaggcCAAGTTTTTTGAGTAAGTTGGTAGAGTTGTTCATTTCTGTTTGGTTAGCTGGTAAATTCTTAACATTGGTTGTGTCCTCAGATAAAGACACTTGGTTTGCTGGTAAACGACCCAGCAGTGATGCTGTATCctctttatttatattttcttcTTTCAAGTTTGATTCCCTTATAAAGGAATTTAATTCTTCTTCAAGGAGTTCCCAGTTACTATGACATTTTTCATCTATTGATTTAATGGTATTTGAAATGTTGTCCTTCAGGTGAGATTTAATTAACTCTAACCGTGCTTCTTTTTTCTCAGAGGAAATATATTCTTCATCTTTGGATAAAGTCAGCACTTTCAGAAACACGTAGGCTTGAGCTTTTGATGCGCTTTGCTCTTTCAGAGAACAATATTCCTTGTAAGATCTTTCTATCTCATTTTGCAAGAAGCTGATTTCATTCCAATCCAGAAGATGATTAAATGTCTTGCTCTCACAGCAGAATCCCAAAGCATCAATACTGGACAGAACCAAGAGTTCAGCTTCATGTTGTTGTTGGTCACTTAGGGCTTGACACAAGGAGTTCAGTGAGTTGGTAACAGTGCATGTGGCTTTTATTCTGGATGAACGGTGTTCACTGGAACTGAAGGTGCACTGACCTTCTAATTCGTCTTTGTTTTGTTTGAGGATCTTTATTAGTTCTGGAATATCTGACACTGGAATATGTATGCTTACATTTTCAGCTACAGTTGATATAGAGACTGTCAGGCTTTCTTTGCTTTGACCAGAATCACCACAGTTGCATgtaattctaatataatatactGTATCTGGCTGTAATCCAGTCATTTTTAAGACTTCACCTTTACTAGTCTTTTTTTCCCAGTCTGTCTTATTTTCAGTTTCTTCATTTCTGTATTCAACAATATAATTTTCAATGCTGACCCCATTTCCAACCATATCAGGTTTTGTCCAAGTAACTGTAATCTCCTCGAAGTCTACATCTATTTCTTCTGCCTTCCCAGGAGGACTTGTGGGCAAAGTTTTAATGCTCTCAGCTTCACTGGCTAGACTGACACCTGCTGGACACACTGCCTTGTATCTGAATCTGTAGCCTGTGTGGGGAAGCAGTCTAGACACAGTACATTCCAGGTTAGATTTGGGTACTTTAATAATTTGCCAGACATCTGACTCATTAGCACAGTATTCAACCAGGTAGTGTGTGATTTCACTGGATCCATACTGGGGATGATTCAGCTTAATTGTCACACTGTCATGAGTGACGTCAGATGGATTTGGTCTTCCTGGTTTTGACGGAGGCTCAAAATGGTCACTTTGTTTCATCCCATCTTTGTAAAGGTAAATACTTGCCCCTTTGTACTTATCGTTAGGTATGGATGCTGATATAAAGTGTGTTTTCTTGTTCTCCTTGTTTGCCTTTGCGAAATCCATGAAGAGAAATACTTGTTCTTTCATTTTTTCTGACACTGCATCTGAGAGGTAAAACTCACTCGGCTCGACATCCTTCCCATCTTCTTCTGTTGGTTCTGTTAGCTTTGCAGTTGAAAGAGCCTTTAAGTGACTTTGCAAGCAGGACAGATACGGCTCCTTCTCACCCAGTGATGTAAATGCAAAACACACTACATGCTTATCTCTATTTTTGAAGATTTCACTTTGAAGCTCACTCTTTGATGCCAGAATTTTTGTGTCTTCCATCACATCAGTGTATGTTTGGAGCAGGTTGATTTCTTGCTCTTTGCAGTCCAGCCATTCCTTAAGTTTATTGCTATTGAAAGGAGACTGTTCCTTCTTTGTTAGGATGTTTTCAAGCACACATTCATCTTTTCCACCTCCACGAATTGATGGTAAAATTCTTGACAGAGAACTCTGAAACACTGATTTATACTCCAAGCACATGTCCTTGAAGGATTTTACCTTTCTTCCAATCTCAGGAAAGTATGAAAGAACCTTTCTCTTCATAATATCATTGCATTGCATTTCTATTTCACTGAAGTCCTCTATCACGTTCTGTGTTTCATTTATTAATCTGACACTGATTTGACGCACTAATCTGGCAGCAGAAGAATCTAAGATTTCCAGGGGGAGTAACCACACCCTGACTGGCACAGCGTTTTCCCCCTTTTCACCCAGCAGACCTGGAAGTGTTGTGTATATTTTTACAGCATCCTGGAAGGAAACAGGGGTCTGTTTGAGAGCGAAATCCCCATAGAATTTACAAGACAACTTTTCCTCAGTAGCTTTTTCAGTGTCTGTCAGCTCTAAGGAAGCCTCCCCTTCGATTGACAATTTTGGTATTTTGTCTATCATCACTTGCAGATTCCCCTCAATGTTTTCCTGGTTCTCGGTTTCTGAAACTTCTcgatcaaaaacaaaaaatgcctgagcgccgtacagcactgctgttACCACATGTGTCCCTGCTCCCCAGTCAAACACATATGGGTGTTTAACATTTCCTCGTCCAAGGTGACTCATAGACAGCTGCATGAACTTCGTAGTTGTTTTATACTTCAAGGTGACTCGTGCCTGTTTTTTTGAAGCCTTTGTGTCCTTAAGATATTTAGCAGATCCATCAACCTCAACCAGTCCCCCTAcgaaactcacttttagtgaAGCATCAACATCCAGAGCACATGCCTTATCCTCTACAGAATCAGATGCAATGACATCAAACTCTGTGTTGTGCTGAATTCTTTCATCTGTGTTTTTTTGAAGGTCTTCATGATCCCACAAGGTAATTCCTGTGTAGGACAATAATCATGTTAGTGgttcaaataaaaatgtatttctaAAAATGGAACCAGGAATGGATTTTTCAATAAATAAAGCTAAACTCAACTAGCTTTTTTCAACGGCTGTTTTCCAGATTGTTTTATGAAATAATGcccagaaatgtttttttttacaaatatctATGTAGGAATGTACTTCTTTAATGGCTAATTTCTGTTATATCAATGGCAAACTGTGCAGAAACAACCTTGCATTCATTGTTGGAATTTGATTAATTAGTGTTAATAACTTTGCACTTCTCCTGTAAGTTTAGTTGTGGTGCAGTATGTTATTTCATATTAGCTAAATACTCGGGACCTGTGTTTTTTATATTGCATAACCCATTTCTCCAGCTTTTAGAAGTTATAGTTCTTCTGTTTATATGAATGGTAAGCTTATTTAATAGGAAACAATACATGCTTTGCTTGCAGCTTTTACATTATTACAATCGACAGAGGTTATTTTATCAATGACAATGACTTCAAATTCAGCCAAAAATGCCAGAAGACTCTTCTCATATAGAATCTTCCTGCCTTCAGCAGCTGAGCTATTTACCAAAGTCACAAATCCCATGTTGCCCATCCCTGTGGAATATTTATATACAATTTAGAGTTGTACTTGACATAAGCAGTTTTAGTAAACACAGTTCACAAGAGATGCTGCTTAATCCCTGTCAGAGATATTATGTGGTACAATGGGCGGAGCTTAAATGGGGTTCCGTTTACGATGTCATAAGCAGGAGGGaggcgtatcccttattctgattggccgAGGGGTTATGTTCATATATGAtatcatacatgcttatgctaCGTGATAAGGGGGGCCACATGGTTTGgggttgccgttaaactttaatagaataaaaatacatgtaatgtatttattaatgtgttatttataattacattttaaggaataataaaatttatagcaggggcggcatggtggtgcagtggttcgcactgttgcctcacacctctgggacgcaggttcgagtctccgcctgggttacgtgtgtgtggagtttgcatgctctccccatgtcatcgtggggtttcctccgggttctccggcttccccccacagtccaaagacatgctgaggataattacccgtaggagtgcatgtgtgagtgaatggtgtctgagtgtgccctgcaatgggctggccccccatcctgggttgttccctgcctcgtgcccattgctaccgggataggctccggaccccccgcgacccagaaggataagcagtttggaaaatggatggatggatggatggatggatggatggatggatggaaaacataTACCAGGATGAAtgtaagctagcgcatacactgCCAGTGGGGGTTCTGTCCGCAGTAGACACAAGCGCCCCCggcatattttaaaagaaaaaaacacttaaacTTATTACATTTAgccaaaatgtttaaagaagaagaagaaaaactttagtgttttttttcaaaAGAAATAAAAGCCAAAGGCAGGCagaatttaaacaagtacaaataTGCCCGAACGAAACACtgtcagaagagcaaatgctcagtttaaacaagcacaaacgAAACCAATTAACAAGCAGCACATCGTTTTACAAGAAACTAAGCACTTAAATATTTTAACACAAGTTTTTAAAAACGGTGCAAAACCATTATCAGTTTAACAGTTTATTTCAATGTAAATAGAAAAAGTATTTCACCAAACGCGAAGATCCAGCAATAGCCGTTCAGGGTTCCCACAACGTTGTCCCGCAACGGAGCAAACTCGGAGCAAAATATATCTCCTGTCTAaggatattttttttgtttatttataaaattatGACCAACTTGCTACATCTTAAGTTGTAGTGAGGGTACatttacaggaacttttatgtgATACTTCTATCCAAAGCAATTTACATTATAGGTTTGAGTGATATATCGATAAAATATTGTATTGTGATTATGAACATTCATATCGTCATCAACTTGAATATCGTACCGTCTTATAGCCTAAACACTTGTTTTCTTGCAGAATAACAGCTATAGTGCATTTTTTTACATAAATTATATCACGGTATGAGTCTGTTGTTAATGTGGTTTATCATTACACTCTTCACATGCTCCATAACTATTAGAAATTGGTAATTCAGTCATCACAAGCAGAAAAACTTTACTGTGTCCTACATATTAACTTTAGAATATTGTGATGCATATTTATATTGGGAAACTCTCTgaaaaactatccatccatccatccatcttccaaactgcttatcctactgggtcgcggggtctGATAAATGAGTAATATAATTTAGGGCATATTACCCACTCTAGTCAAACCTGTTACCTGGAATGAACAGTGAGGCAGTCAGAGAAAAagcttaaaaagtaaaatatactGTCGGCTTTTGTTATTggttaaatttatttatttttaattaaatttcacCTTGCATTCTATTGAATTTTTCGCCTTTTTATGTTGTGAATCAGTTTAAAGGCAATTAAGGGATTTCTGAGCAAAAATAGAACATTGAAGTAAAGAAACAATGACTTGAATTATATTGTCATAATTATCAGTATCGCTTTATGACAATCTTTTTCACATGACACTTGCAATTTCTGGAATTTGAACATGTGAGCACTCTGCACACTGTTAGTACAATGCTGTACTTGTTGAGCTACAGGAGATAAGCTACCCTCAAAGGTAGGGTGTCATATACACTTAGTGGATCCTCTTCACAGTATGGGATAAACTCTTTAAAACATGTGGTCTCTCATTGAAAACTACCCAATAGTTGCGGCTCTACACAATCTGACAATGAACCAGAAACAGCTGTTTGATTTAGCGACTTACCTGGAATGAGACAATCATCACGACAATCATACAGCATCCCCAGCTGGAAGGGTCTTCCGAGAGCTGCCACCTCCAGGGGCTTACTCGTTTTGTTTCCCATGATTTCAGTTCTAAACACAAAAAATGTAGGTGTGTAAGTTATGAATTAATCGTAACAATGTTAATTTcacaaattacaaaaaaatactgttaataaattaaattaattaatattaattctAAATTGAGCTTTGAAGGTACATCTATTCGGAAAATAAAAAGTtattttcaaattttattaataGTGGGGATCTAGCTATGGGTGGCCTAGGCCCACCCACTTCTTGTGTAGGTCCACCCAATCAAATTGCTGCTTTTTTGTAGTAAATATCTATTAGGCACTCTCTCACTCCAGGAACCTTTTTCAGGACCCAGGACTGTTTTCAGGAACTTTGTCGTGTTCCCACTGAAAGAACTCGGTTTGATAATAGTTCCGGGCCTTTTTTTTAGTCCCTACTCCAGAGCAGGTACCATTTGTTTGACCATGAACTATTGGGAAGGGGCTTACCACTGATAATCTTACTgactggttgaccacaagcaccacCACTAACTTGGAAGTTGTGCGGAATTGTTGGGAATAAGTAAAAGTAGTGGAGCAATGACTGAGCcgaaggaatcatttttacacctcagttttatttaatgcattaataaatatgtttctgTTTACATCTCCATATTGCATACTGCCCCCTGCACAACTTTTCAAAGTATGTTGTCAGGAAACCCGATTCCTGGCCACATATCAACATCCATGATCCACTGGACCATTTGGGAAGTTACATGGATCCCTGTTCAGCTGCTTTTCATTTAAGCAGGTAATCATTTGATTTACAAGCACCCCTGACTAAAATAAGCCACGTTGCAGCATGTTTTCCCACTCAGTAAGTCTGAGGGCAagaggatctggctgcagaacaatGAGCGACGATCGCCACTGTGGGACGGGAAATCACGTGTCGTCCGGTTTGCTAAGTAGAACATCAATGTTATTTCCTGTATAAGTCCCagacctgcattgtgagggggGGCCAGGCTTTGTGCTAAACTGTGTCACACTGAGAAATGGGAACAAagtggaacacaggcaggaagaaaAGGGGGGCTTCAGCCCTCCTCATAATTTAAGTAAAattagaaaagcagaaggtgCATTATCAGAGTTATGGTGACATTATGCTTATGCTTGACCTGCGGGGCCTAACAAGGGAGGGGTTGCTGATGCTGCAACTTTGCAACATAACAGGATAAGATAAAAGATAAAGGGGGTGGGTACTAACGCACAGCACTGTCAACACAAGAGTTGTATGTCACGAGAgtggaaagataccaacaagaacagcaTTCGCCCTGAACGGGTTATAAAAgccagacacagacaacagagaGCAGAGCTTCCTTCggtatgtactgtttgtgcatctgagtgTGGCTCCCGGATCGTGATCTGTGCTTggaataaagagagctgacttacagcCATCCTTCGCCTCTTTGtgtgcatcttttcctcatcaacggactcggtggagtctaactccaacaattgCAACCACAGAACTATAgtttaagcctgtttatttcAACTTAAATCTATTTTCAGCATAAGTACGACCTCATAAGTTTCTAGATAATCAACATCATTATAAAAATGTGACTGAAAAACACTGGATATCTGAGGTGTTGCATTGTGTGAGTATTGCTTTGGTCTGTCTACGGCAGGACAGGttaaataaaggaatatttaACTGTCTCATTTTCACAGTACTATCTGATTGAGGTCGGGCACATTTTTCAATAGGCTGTAAACCTTATGAGAGCAAATGTACATCAGTTTATGAAAGCCCTGTCCCttgtttaataataattaaaccgaTAACAAATCAATTTAGAAAATATTTTAACGTTCTCGTCATTTTTAAAACCCTTCCCATTACAGCCTTCCACCGACTTGTGTTCGCATTTTGAATCGGACTGTAATATACACACAGTATCCTGcagcaaataataatgtacgTGTAAAAACACAACACTTGATATGGAAAAGTAATATAGCCGTTAACGTCCTGCTAGATATCCACCTTCAGGTGTCTCTCGATCGCTGTACATTATTTCCTTTGGACCTTGCACATAAACGCGATCTCATGCGATCTAAACTTGAAAAATGATCCTATACAGAACCAAGAATGCATCGGCACCTGGAATCCTGAAGGTATGAAGCAGAAGGGCAGCAACGGAGACATCATGCTTTTCTGTTTTATAGAATTACACACATAATGCATATAGCGAGCCTGCTCTAGCTGATACTGCATAAGTACAAACCGACTTCGGAATTTTTaagctgtaaatcatataacatAAGCCTATTTTTCTACTGCCGTTTTATTTGCCACTAACCATTTCCACCAGATATTGTAAtcttattttataaaataaaggtaaataaatgtttaatacgtTGATATTAAaagctacatcagtcagaataCATTTACAGTTTAACTTAAAATGAAAACTGTTCACTAACCTGCATTGATAGAACTTGGGTCCCAACTGAAATGAAATAACAGAGCAGTACTTTAAGTAACGAAATACTTTCAGTTGTATAGTTTCATTTTGACAGTGCAGGAAACcactataaaaaaataaaaactgctgGGGAAAACAGACGATGAAACTGATTGGGGGCGGTGTTCTGTCGAGTTGAGCTActtttatggaatattatttagcactatataacgtaaaATATAAGTATTATGATtttattaaaaagtgttccaaatatccatgatgtaatcattacaatgtaaacattataatgtaatcaacacaatgtaatcaactgagtatgtatttgcaccttttgttagtctgagtttctgttagctactttaagttagtcctgaatctatgaatattcacttttattagcgtatattttatcactatgttaaaggacaaatatattatcaaccatAGTTAGACAATGCAcaacaggctgaaactgccaaggttattaatgaaggaagggattcgcctgagttcaccagaagttcacggctgagcatttttaaaaaaccaagtggagatggtcgcgCCACCGTTATGTTCGGCCGagggaccaaacggtaaaagaaatgatggacaaatatCACCTACGGGTGTGGagtaaaggaaaaaaacaatgattgtgaatggttgaaggaacgattatgcttaagtgacgagatattcttaaatgataagaacttgtatgaaaactggtgtaaaacagtactggacacactttacgtgtccggcgttggttgtaacttcattgttgcaataaagactgaatctgGATGCTACACAAGCGGCCCTCAGACTACTgctttggcggggaaggagaaaaaaacacgACACTTTGTCGAGTTAGGCTACCGTAGTGCTAATCGATAGCCTTAACCCCCaaaaaaccctaaaacccttaccctaacccagtggttctcaaactcggtcctcgggccccactgccctgctttttttccagctatccctgccccacacgcaAGTCCCAACCGTCTTTCAGATTCCGATTGACTGAACAATAGGGCAGAGTTAGACGGGGGCATTCGGTGGCAGGGTGGAGTCTTTTCCTTATTGCTGGACGACTTGCAATACGACTTGTTAGCTGTAATGTACACACTGGGTTTAGAGTAAGTGGTGAAATTTTGGTGACTTTTGATTACTTTTGGTCTGTGGATCGATGTCAGATAATTTCTAGGCGTATGTTGCTGAGTATGAAGTTAAACGCCGTATTATATTATACGACGACAGAATAGAAGAAATTTTTCAGCAGAATGGATTAAACAAAGTGTCAAAAATATCTTTCAACTGAATCAGTCCCTTCTTGCGACTGAAAGTGACTGTATTTGCACAGACGAGCATTGTCGAGAAGAAAAGCATTACTGTAGCGTTTTAATGAAAAAGTTACTGTCACATTTGTGACGAATTACAGGAGGTTGTGAATGATAACTTAATGGTCGAATGTaaaaatcataataaacaactacttttgatttttttttcagtcggTTTAGAGCAAGAAAATTAATTTACAGCGAGCGTTCGCTTCTGCTGCGCTGGAG
The sequence above is a segment of the Brienomyrus brachyistius isolate T26 chromosome 12, BBRACH_0.4, whole genome shotgun sequence genome. Coding sequences within it:
- the LOC125705198 gene encoding stonustoxin subunit alpha-like → MGNKTSKPLEVAALGRPFQLGMLYDCRDDCLIPGITLWDHEDLQKNTDERIQHNTEFDVIASDSVEDKACALDVDASLKVSFVGGLVEVDGSAKYLKDTKASKKQARVTLKYKTTTKFMQLSMSHLGRGNVKHPYVFDWGAGTHVVTAVLYGAQAFFVFDREVSETENQENIEGNLQVMIDKIPKLSIEGEASLELTDTEKATEEKLSCKFYGDFALKQTPVSFQDAVKIYTTLPGLLGEKGENAVPVRVWLLPLEILDSSAARLVRQISVRLINETQNVIEDFSEIEMQCNDIMKRKVLSYFPEIGRKVKSFKDMCLEYKSVFQRSLSSILPSIRGGGTEECVLANILTKKEQSPFNSNKLKEWLDCKEQEINLLQTYTDMMEDTKILASKSELESEILKNRDKHVVCFAFTSLGEEEPYLPCLRSHLKALSTAKLTDPTEEDGKDVEPSEFYLSDAVSEKMKEQVFLFMDFVKANKENKKTHFISASIPNDKYKGASIYLYTDGMKQSDHFEPPSKPERPNPSDVTHDSVTIKLNHPQYGSSEITHYLVEYCANESDVWQIIKVPKSNLECTVSGLLPHTGYRMDRSPQF